The proteins below are encoded in one region of Sphingobium sp. CR2-8:
- a CDS encoding Lrp/AsnC family transcriptional regulator encodes MIGYQLKITDLKIVEMLRHSPRASHRAIATAVGLSEAMVGNRIRRLTDTGDIRVIGQRSAIPLGFDIVAHMDVTVVAGQIDTVARALAANRRFGVVDIVSGPAHLMVVALARNNGEIISLIENHLTCADGIQRVEINASGRTVSMLGQERPSATRTRRPQKLDSLDRDVIKLLRQDGRMSNREIARRLDIPEATARLRLQKMLSADMLQYRLQIHKRIARNLSSAYIGIDADPASASAVARKIGMLPGCFYSGLTLGRHTIFAYFLTSSREELYSIARQSIERIEGVHAISIREVLDVVKHPTQIGEA; translated from the coding sequence ATGATTGGCTACCAGTTGAAGATAACCGACCTCAAGATTGTCGAGATGCTGCGGCACAGCCCGCGTGCCTCCCATCGTGCGATTGCAACGGCTGTTGGCCTCTCAGAAGCGATGGTGGGCAACCGGATTCGTAGATTGACCGATACTGGCGACATCCGCGTTATCGGCCAACGCAGCGCCATTCCCCTTGGCTTTGACATTGTGGCCCATATGGACGTTACGGTCGTCGCGGGTCAGATCGACACCGTTGCACGCGCACTGGCGGCGAACCGTCGGTTCGGGGTGGTCGATATCGTGTCCGGGCCAGCGCACCTGATGGTCGTAGCGCTGGCGCGAAACAATGGTGAGATAATCTCCCTGATCGAGAATCATCTGACCTGCGCCGATGGAATCCAGCGTGTGGAGATCAATGCGAGCGGCCGGACGGTTTCGATGCTTGGTCAGGAGCGCCCGTCGGCCACCCGAACGCGCAGGCCGCAGAAACTCGACAGTCTTGACCGGGATGTTATCAAGTTGCTGCGTCAAGACGGCCGCATGAGCAACCGGGAAATTGCCCGGCGCCTCGATATTCCCGAAGCGACCGCTCGCTTACGTTTACAAAAGATGCTCTCAGCCGACATGCTGCAATACAGGCTTCAAATCCATAAACGCATCGCGCGCAACCTTTCGAGCGCCTATATCGGGATCGATGCCGACCCAGCGAGCGCCAGCGCTGTCGCCAGGAAAATCGGCATGCTGCCGGGCTGCTTCTATTCAGGCCTTACGCTGGGCAGGCATACTATTTTTGCCTATTTCCTGACCTCATCTCGTGAAGAACTATATAGCATTGCTCGGCAATCCATCGAGAGAATTGAAGGTGTCCATGCCATATCGATAAGGGAGGTTCTTGATGTGGTGAAACATCCTACGCAAATAGGGGAAGCTTGA
- a CDS encoding NAD(P)(+) transhydrogenase (Re/Si-specific) subunit beta — translation MHEVAQIPWGVGLAYLVAGVFFILALRGLSSPASSRTGNRFGMAGMAIAIATTLFTHDVLNLPEIIGAIIVGGGIGFITARRIAMTDMPQLVAAFHSLVGLAAVLVGAAAYLNPGAFGIADLVTNEIHNASRIELGLGVAIGAITFSGSVIAFLKLNGNMSGKPIMLPGRHVINLGTLIAILGLIGWFYAMPAPTQMPWLFWTVISLSFAIGFLLIIPIGGADMPVVVSMLNSYSGWAAAAMGFTLGNSAMIITGALVGSSGAILSYIMCKAMNRGFLSVIAGGFGAESGPAGAGGPVIDRAYKRGSAEDAAFLMKQAESVIIVPGYGMAVSQAQHALREMGDILKKEGVKVKYAIHPVAGRMPGHMNVLLAEANVPYDEVFELEDINGEFGQADVAFVIGANDVTNPAAKTDKASPIYGMPILDVANAKSVLFVKRSMGGAGYAGVDNEVFYMDNTMMLLADAKKMVEEIVKGLAH, via the coding sequence ATGCACGAGGTCGCTCAGATCCCCTGGGGGGTCGGCCTGGCCTATCTGGTCGCCGGCGTCTTCTTCATCCTGGCGCTGCGCGGGCTGTCCAGCCCGGCGTCGAGCCGCACCGGCAACCGCTTCGGCATGGCGGGCATGGCGATCGCCATCGCCACCACCCTGTTCACCCATGACGTGCTGAACCTGCCCGAGATCATCGGCGCGATCATCGTGGGTGGCGGCATCGGCTTCATCACCGCGCGGCGGATAGCGATGACCGACATGCCGCAACTGGTCGCAGCCTTCCACAGCCTCGTCGGCCTGGCCGCCGTGCTGGTGGGCGCGGCCGCCTATCTCAACCCCGGCGCCTTCGGCATCGCGGACCTCGTCACCAACGAGATCCACAATGCCAGTCGCATCGAACTGGGGCTGGGCGTGGCGATCGGCGCGATCACATTCTCCGGCTCGGTCATCGCCTTCCTCAAGCTCAACGGCAACATGTCGGGCAAGCCGATCATGCTGCCAGGGCGCCATGTCATCAACCTGGGCACGCTGATCGCGATCCTGGGCCTGATCGGCTGGTTCTATGCCATGCCCGCGCCGACCCAGATGCCCTGGCTGTTCTGGACCGTCATCAGCCTGAGCTTCGCCATCGGCTTCCTGCTGATTATCCCGATCGGTGGGGCGGACATGCCGGTCGTGGTGTCGATGCTGAACAGTTATTCGGGGTGGGCCGCCGCCGCGATGGGCTTCACCCTGGGCAACAGCGCGATGATCATCACCGGCGCGCTGGTGGGGTCGTCGGGCGCGATCCTGTCCTACATCATGTGCAAGGCGATGAACCGTGGCTTCCTGAGCGTCATCGCGGGTGGCTTCGGCGCGGAAAGCGGCCCTGCGGGCGCTGGCGGTCCGGTGATCGACCGCGCCTACAAGCGGGGCAGCGCGGAAGACGCGGCGTTCCTGATGAAGCAGGCCGAAAGCGTCATCATCGTGCCGGGTTACGGCATGGCGGTCAGCCAGGCGCAGCATGCGCTGCGCGAGATGGGCGACATCCTCAAGAAGGAAGGGGTGAAGGTGAAATATGCGATCCACCCCGTCGCGGGCCGCATGCCGGGGCATATGAACGTGCTGCTGGCCGAAGCCAACGTCCCCTATGACGAGGTGTTCGAGCTGGAGGACATTAACGGCGAATTCGGCCAGGCCGACGTCGCCTTCGTCATCGGCGCTAACGACGTCACCAACCCGGCGGCCAAGACCGACAAGGCCTCGCCGATCTACGGCATGCCGATCCTGGACGTGGCGAATGCCAAGTCGGTGCTCTTCGTCAAGCGCTCCATGGGCGGGGCGGGCTATGCCGGCGTCGACAACGAGGTCTTCTACATGGACAACACCATGATGCTGCTTGCAGACGCAAAGAAGATGGTCGAGGAAATCGTCAAGGGACTCGCCCATTGA
- a CDS encoding NAD(P) transhydrogenase subunit alpha, giving the protein MDFIAILSIFVMACFVGYYVVWSVTPALHTPLMAVTNAISSVIIVGALVASAEAGSALAKYLGLLAVVLASVNIFGGFAVTERMLAMYKKKERK; this is encoded by the coding sequence ATGGACTTCATTGCCATCCTGTCGATTTTCGTCATGGCCTGTTTCGTGGGCTATTATGTCGTGTGGTCGGTGACGCCCGCGCTGCACACGCCGCTGATGGCGGTCACCAACGCCATTTCATCGGTCATCATCGTCGGCGCGCTGGTCGCGTCGGCCGAGGCGGGAAGCGCGCTCGCCAAATATCTGGGCCTGCTCGCGGTCGTGCTGGCGTCGGTCAACATCTTCGGCGGCTTTGCTGTGACCGAGCGGATGCTGGCGATGTACAAGAAGAAGGAGCGCAAGTGA